From Aliidiomarina minuta, one genomic window encodes:
- the cysC gene encoding adenylyl-sulfate kinase: MTALVFWQQHKITQKQRNLLNGHGSGVVWFTGLSGSGKSTLAGALEEALYQRQVRTYLLDGDNLRHGLCVDLGFSEKDRTESLRRAGEVASLMSESGLLVLAAFVSPLRSQREQLKEQIGKENFLEIHVATSLEECERRDVKGLYARARSGELTGMTGISAPYESPVQADLRLHTESDSMEKSVAALLQLLEEKGWLPVW; encoded by the coding sequence ATGACAGCATTGGTATTCTGGCAACAACATAAAATCACCCAAAAACAGCGCAACCTGTTGAATGGCCACGGTTCCGGGGTCGTATGGTTTACCGGATTAAGTGGTTCAGGTAAATCAACGCTGGCCGGGGCTCTGGAAGAGGCGCTGTATCAGCGCCAGGTGCGTACCTATCTGTTGGACGGCGATAATCTAAGACATGGGTTATGTGTTGATCTGGGCTTCAGTGAGAAGGACCGTACAGAAAGCTTAAGAAGAGCAGGTGAAGTTGCCTCCCTGATGAGCGAGAGTGGTCTGCTGGTACTGGCTGCTTTTGTGTCTCCACTACGGTCTCAGCGGGAGCAATTGAAGGAACAGATCGGCAAGGAGAATTTCCTCGAGATTCATGTAGCTACCTCGCTGGAGGAGTGTGAGCGGCGTGATGTGAAAGGTTTGTATGCAAGGGCACGGTCTGGAGAACTGACTGGTATGACAGGTATCTCAGCGCCCTATGAAAGCCCAGTGCAAGCTGATTTACGTCTGCATACGGAGTCTGATTCGATGGAAAAATCAGTAGCTGCACTGCTGCAGCTACTGGAAGAGAAAGGCTGGTTACCTGTCTGGTAA
- the metF gene encoding methylenetetrahydrofolate reductase, whose amino-acid sequence MSLSHAQHLELLNQSISELNNDTQVSFEFFPPGTPEAEQTLWKALNRLAPLKPRFVSVTYGHGEESRQRTHNMIKQIHDRTGLIATPHLTCIDTPAEELRDIARDYWKNGIRHIVALRGDAQPGRLNTGQSALDLIHLLKQEHDFDISVAAYPNVHPEARSPQADLMELKRKVDAGASRAITQFFFDVESYLRFRDRCVSVGIEAEIVPGILPIGNFGTLQRFAKLTNVRVPYWLQRRFNGLEDDPTTRSLVGASVAIDQVRVLSREGVGEFHFYTLNRAEQTYAICHTLGLRPPEIEHAPQQPALQTANG is encoded by the coding sequence ATGTCACTGTCACATGCACAGCACTTAGAGTTGCTTAACCAAAGTATCAGTGAACTGAATAACGACACTCAGGTATCGTTCGAGTTCTTTCCACCGGGCACTCCCGAAGCGGAACAAACCCTGTGGAAAGCGTTGAACAGGCTGGCCCCGTTAAAGCCAAGATTTGTCTCCGTGACCTATGGTCACGGAGAGGAGTCTCGCCAACGCACGCATAATATGATTAAGCAAATTCATGATCGAACGGGGTTGATCGCAACCCCACATTTAACCTGCATCGATACGCCAGCTGAGGAGCTCAGGGATATCGCACGCGATTACTGGAAAAATGGTATTCGTCATATTGTTGCTCTGCGGGGAGATGCGCAACCAGGTCGCTTGAATACGGGCCAAAGTGCCCTTGACCTGATACATCTATTAAAACAGGAGCACGACTTCGATATATCCGTAGCAGCCTACCCCAATGTTCACCCTGAAGCGCGCAGTCCACAGGCCGACCTGATGGAGCTTAAACGTAAAGTAGATGCCGGTGCCAGCCGCGCCATCACTCAGTTTTTCTTTGATGTAGAGAGCTATCTGCGCTTTCGCGATCGCTGTGTCAGCGTAGGCATTGAAGCAGAGATCGTGCCTGGGATCCTGCCTATAGGTAACTTCGGAACCCTACAAAGGTTCGCTAAACTGACCAATGTCAGGGTTCCTTATTGGCTGCAACGGCGCTTTAATGGCTTGGAAGATGACCCCACTACCCGCTCTCTGGTGGGAGCATCCGTGGCTATTGACCAGGTCCGGGTACTCAGCCGGGAAGGTGTCGGTGAGTTCCACTTTTATACACTCAACCGTGCTGAACAAACTTACGCCATTTGTCACACACTAGGACTACGTCCCCCTGAAATTGAGCACGCCCCCCAACAACCCGCTCTGCAAACCGCCAACGGCTAA